The following proteins are encoded in a genomic region of Montipora foliosa isolate CH-2021 chromosome 8, ASM3666993v2, whole genome shotgun sequence:
- the LOC138012626 gene encoding divergent protein kinase domain 2A-like, which produces MSRVVFSYFIPKRCRSVRLAVLFALSFFVFVLFRRYWVEINLGPTYDVLDIRLTKDQTGIQFCPVCFGRNDHVCEGILDSTIQLRIKKEKWTPRSQGSTWNGKNISIKHFRNATEFYRLDNELCSHIGKINTPCEVQVVVWKSFLHLLSLERAMKETMSCPSKRLVEKVKEFYTGHSAGDLSIMELASTLHVNQEPVIFQVFPARKGWPFPNFYGVCGRTVVIEDTGAPLDSFLSAPWKERAQLALEIIKIAKYLTNNPQQWGLYLAEIKLDMFAVKNGTVRLADANDILVVDFLDSSIKAESKRTVNECGDTEQDCLSFFPQELCQGTIRDHNFYAVCRRLLSSVGDKKGLLHTPNQEEEFEVLLENALNECVTAQTITREEGIDLIAGLLQRKIYVTQG; this is translated from the exons ATGTCGCGTGTTGTGTTTTCATATTTCATACCCAAGAGATGCCGAAGTGTACGTCTTGCTGTGCTCTTTGCtctgtctttttttgtttttgtgctatTTCGACGTTATTGGGTCGAAATTAACCTCGGACCAACCTATGATGTTTTGGATATCCGACTCACGAAGGATCAAACAGGAATACAATTTTGCCCTGTTTGTTTTGGAAGAAATGACCACGTGTGCGAAGGGATTCTAGATAGCACGATACAATTGcgcattaaaaaggaaaaatggacGCCAAGAAGTCAAGGCTCAACGTGGAACGGAAAAAACATTTCCATTAAGCATTTTAGAAATGCTACCGAGTTTTACCGACTCGATAACGAATTATGTAGCCATATTGGGAAGATAAATACACCGTGCGAGGTTCAAGTTGTCGTCTGGAAGTCGTTTCTTCATCTTTTGTCTTTAGAAAG GGCAATGAAAGAAACAATGTCTTGTCCATCCAAGAGGCTTGTAGAAAAAGTAAAGGAGTTTTACACTGGACATTCAGCCGGAGACCTTAGCATAATGGAGTTAGCTTCAACTTTGCATGTTAATCAGGAACCAGTGATCTTTCAG gtGTTTCCTGCAAGGAAAGGCTGGCCTTTTCCAAACTTCTATGGAGTCTGTGGTCGGACAGTTGTCATAGAAGATACAGGGGCACCTCTAGATTCTTTTCTCTCAGCCCCGTGGAAAGAAAGGGCACAGCTGGCACTAGAGATTAtcaaaatagcaaaatatttaaccaataatcCACAACAATGGGGATTGTATTTGGCAGAAATTAAACTGGATATGTTTGCTGTAAAAAATGGAACAGTGAGACTGGCTGATGCAAACGACATTTTGGTAGTTGATTTTTTAGACTCCAGCATAAAAG CTGAAAGCAAGAGGACAGTAAATGAATGCGGCGACACAGAGCAGGActgtttgtctttttttcctcAGGAGCTCTGCCAAGGAACAATCCGAGATCACAATTTTTACGCTGTTTGCCGCAGGCTGCTGTCGAGTGTAGGCGATAAAAAAGGATTGTTACACACACCTAACCAAGAAGAAGAATTTGAAGTATTGTTGGAGAACGCACTGAATGAATGTGTGACCGCGCAAACAATTACGAGAGAAGAAGGCATTGATCTTATTGCAGGTTTActgcaaagaaaaatatatgTAACACAAGGCTAG